The genomic DNA GGCATATAACTTACCAAAACTATAGCCACATCTTTTGGTTTTTTCAATTTCAAAGTTCGTGCTGCTTCCAAAAATAAAGCACTTTCATACTCTCCCACAGTCCCGCCAATTTCTATAATTGTAATATCTGTATCCTGATCTTCTGTAGCTTTATATATTCTACGAAGTATTTCTTCTGGAATATGTGGCACAACCTGAACACACTTTCCTTTATACTTCATTGTTCTTTCTTTCTCAATCACGCTCATATAAACACGCCCAGTCGTCATATAATTTGTAGAAGTAAGGTCTATATCCAAAAAACGCTCATAATTTCCCATATCCTGGTCTGTCTCATCCCCATCGTCTGTAACGAAAACTTCTCCATGTTCTGTTGGATTCATAGTTCCAGCATCCAAATTTATATACGGATCTGCTTTTAATGCTGTCACCCTAAACCCTTTTGCTTTCATAATTGCACCAATAGAAGCAGCTGCCACGCCCTTTCCAACACCACTCATTACACCACCAACTATAAAAATAAACTTGCGTCTTTTTTTTCTTTTTTTCATAAGCTATTTAGCTATAATATTTATTTTAATTTTAAAGCTATTTAATCTTGCAAAATATTCTCCGACTTTTTTCAAGCTTTCGTCTAAAACTATATCTTTTGGATTTACATCAAATCCTAATTTTTTACTTATTTCTTTTGCAATATCATTAGAATTTATACCAGCATAAAGTTTACCGTTTTCATTTGCTTTTACTTTTATTTTTAATGATATCCCTCTTAACTTTTTTGCAAGCTGTTTACCTTTTTCTATTTCTTTATTTTTATTGCGTTTTCCTTTTTCTATCTTTGCATTTACTTTCACAAAAATACCTCTATTTGCAACTACAGCAAGACCTTTTTTAATTAAAAAATTACGAGCATACCCGTCTGAGACCTCCTTTATTTCACCTTTTTTACCAGATCCTCGCACTTCTTTTATAAATAATACCTTCATAACTTGAAAAAACTGACTTTTTAGTGTAATCTTACTATATTACTGTTTATCATATTCTTCTTTTAAGATAGCATATTGAAAAAACAGTGTAAAGAAATTTTATATATATTATGACAGAAAAAAAAGAATTAAAAAAAAGTGGTTTTGCGATTTTAATAGGAAGAAGTAATGTTGGAAAATCTACATTAATGAATACTTTAGTTGGTACAAAAATTGCAGCAACAAGTTTTCGTCCACAAATGACAAGACACATAATTCACGGAGTTTTAAATATGCCAGAAGGTCAGGCGATCTTTGTAGATACTCCAGGAATTTTCAAAGCAAAAAAGAGCCTACTTTCTGCAAAGCTAGTAAACAAAGTAAAAGGCGCATTAAGTGGAATTGATGTAATAATTTATGTTGTTGACCCAACTCGTGAGATTGGAGATGAGGAGCGTGCAACATACGGAATGGTTCGTCATTTAAATATTCCAAAGATTTTAGTTTTAAATAAAAGTGATTTACCTCACAAAGAAAAACCATTTTTAGAAGATTATAAATCTTGGTCAGAGGATTTTAATGCAGTTTATGAACTGTCTGCACTTCGTGGAAGCCACATACAACCATTAAAAGAAAGAGTTGTAGAATTATTACCAATAGGAGAAGAGCTTTACCCAGACTGGCAGTTAACGAATGTAAATAAAGAATTTTGGATTGCAGAAATAATTCGAGAAAAGGTGTTTTCTATTTTTGACAAAGAAGTGCCATATTCTATTGCAGTGGAAGTTGTAAATGTAGAGGAAAAACCAGATGTCACAGTAATAGAAGCAAAGATTCTTACAGACCAATTGAGATACAAAAAAATGATTATAGGAGTAAAAGGACATAAAATAAAAGAAATGGGCAAGATGGCAAGAAGAGAGTTGGAGCAAGCTGTTGGAAAGAAAATTTTCCTAGATTTAACAGTAGAGGTGGACAAACATTGGGTTGAGAGGTTATAATAAAAATAAGAGACAGGAACGCTCTTTTACAATTAATGTAGTTTTACTACAAAAACAAAGGAGTATAAAGTGAAAAAGGTTGTATTGTTAATCACACTATCTTTTATTTTTATTTTTGGTGCCTGCAACTGCGGTAGTCAAAAAAATTCTATAATGAATGAAACTCAAGATTTTACAAATGGTACTGTTTATTACAATGTACAATTTACCAGCAATGATTATGGAGTTGACAAAGAAGAAAAAAGAATTATAGAAAAAGCATTGTGCAAGCTGGAAGTCTTGGGAATTTATACCTCGACAGATAAAAATATTAATCCAAAAATTTTTGCACTCGGTGGTAGTGGCTTCTTTTCTTTTGAAACCGAAAATGAATTATTTTTCTTAACAGCCGGACATGTAATTGATAGTATTATGGGAATGCCTCCAATAACAATACTATCTACAGAAGAAGGTCTTGAAAAACCTACTATTTTTATACTAAAAGATGTCCAGTATAGAATTTGGAATACTTCAAAAGAAGAGGATGTCATAGACTTTCCATCAAAAGATGTGACTGTATCTATGCATAAAGATAGCTTAGGTATTGATTTTGGAATTTTATCTTTCAAAAAAAGACCTGATTTAGATTTGCATGCCACACCCGTGAAATGGGCCACCACTGAAAATTTAGAAAGTGGTGATGTGCTATATTTATTTTCCGAGCCAAAAGGTAAGGGAAAATTTTTTACAAAAGGCTATGTCACAAATCCTGGAGAAATAAATTCAGATTTTTCCACTTTTTTTCCATTAGATTCAAAAAATATATTTTATATGAGCAATGAAATGAGTCCTGGATCCAGCGGTGGACCAGTATTTGCAATTGGAAAAGAAGATAAAAAATTATATTTAGTTGGAATTGCCGTAATAATTGAATACGGTGCAATTGGTATGACATTCAGAATTGCTTCTAGAATAGACCCGGTAATAGAAGCATTACAAGATTTTCATAAACAGTAAAACTACAAAAACCACCAGCACCGCCGGTGGTTTTTTAATTCTTTGATTGGAATTTATACTTACTATAAATTCCTTTTTTATTCTGCCATCAAAATTTCAATTGCTTTTTCTAACCCCAAATCTGTATATTCACCTTCTACTTCACTTTCCACAAACATTTCCTCCAAAATTACATCAGGAGTAATCCCTTCGCCATCTATTCCTCTGTCGAGTGGTGTGAACCATTTTGCAACAGTCATTTTCAATGCTGAACCATCTTGCAAGGCTTGAAAATCTTGCACAGAACCTTTGCCGAAAGTTTGTTTTCCTACAAGTATGGCTTTTTCATAATCTTGCAATGCTCCAGCAACAATTTCAGACCCAGAAGCAGAACCACCATCTACCAAAATAACTGTTTTAATATCACTCAATCTGTGTCTACCTACAGTTGTATATGCATCACTTTTACCATTTCTAAATTTTTCTTTTACAATTACACCCTCCTCAATCCACTCACTTGCCACTTCCACAGAAGTTTTTAAATATCCTCCCGGATTACTTCTCAAGTCCAAGACTATTCCTTTTGGCAATTTTACTAAAATCTCTTGAATCACTTTACCAAACTCTTCGTAAGTGTCGCCATTAAAATATGAGATTCTAACATAAGCTATACCACCATCTTTCATATCCCAAATTACAGTTGGTACAGTAATAGTACCTCTAATAATCTCGATTTCTTGTAAATTTCCAAATCCATTTCTAGAAATTGTCAAAACCACAGGAGTTCCCTTCTCCCCTCTTATTTTTCTTACAGCCTCTTCCAAATTCAATCCTATTGAATCCTCTCCATCAATGGCCAAAATCTTATCCTGTGCTTGCAAACCTGCTTTTTCTGCTGGAGAATCTGCAAGTGGAGCGATCACAGTAAGTCTATCTTCGCGAATTCCAATTTCTGCGCCAATTCCCTCAAACTCTCCTGCCAAATCCTGAGCAAATGCTGTCGCCTCTACTGGAGGGAAATAAATAGAATATGGGTCATCTAAACCAGACACAAGACCCTCCAAAGCTCCATAGAACAAATCCACATCACTTATATCTTCATCTACATACTCTTCTTTTATAGTATTCCAAATTTTCCAAAACTGATTGAAATCTACATTTGGAGATCTTGTTTTGGAGTATAAATTTAAAACTTTTTCTATTTCTATGTTTCCACCCTCACTGGATAAAACTGTTTTTAAAGTTATAAATTTTCCTGCAAAAAAACCAAACCCAAAAATAGCCAAAAGTAAAACAGAAACCACCACATAAAAAAGATAATTAAACTTTTCGTTTGTTTTAAATTTTTCCATCATAAATAATTCTTTTTTAAATTTATTTTTTACTCAACTCTTTCTATCTCAGCTCCGATATCTTGCAATCTTCCAGCCAAATTTTCATAACCTCTTTCGATTGGGTAAGAATTTCTAAGTACAGACTTACCGTTTGCAGCAAGCATACAGATTAAAATTGCAGTTGCAGGTCTAATTGCCGGAGGACAAATAAGTTCATTTGATTTTAAGTTTACAACACCTTCTACAAACACACGATGTGGATCTAGCAAAACCATATTTGCACCCAACTTTTGTAATTCTAAATAATAAATTGCCCGGTTCTCATAAATCCAATCGTGTACCAATGTTCTACCTTTTGCCTGTGTCAAAATAGGTACAAAAAATGGCAAATTATCTATATTTAAACCCGGAAAAGGTCTACCATAAATTTTGTCTGGCAAAGCTTTCAAATCGCTTGGCAAAATTTCTATATCTGCCATATTAAACTTTGTATTTTTTGATTTATATTTTTTCAATACATTCCATTTTTGACCCATTACAGAAAGTTTTTCCAACTCTAATTCCAAAAAATCCAATGGACAATTCTCTATCGTTAGTTTGGATTTTGTTGTAATCGCCAAAGAAATAAATGTCATAGCTTCTATTGGATCTGGGATAAGTGGATAAGCTTTTTTTACAGATTTTAAAGATCTTACACCTTTTATAATCATTGTGGTTGTGCCTATTCCTTTTATATCTGCTCCAGCTTTAATTAAGAAATAGCACAGATCTTGCACCATATAATTTGCAGAAGCGAATTTTAGTGTAGTTATACCAGGAGCTAAGACTGCTGCCATTATTACATTTTCTGTTGTTGTGTCGCCAGACTCATACATTATAACCTCATTACTTTGAAGTTTAACTGTTTTCACTTCATAATATCCAGCTTTGGAAACAACACTCAAACCCAATTTTTCTAGTCCCAAAAGATGTGGACGAACAGTTCTTTCTCCAAGTTTACAACCTCCACTTTTATATAATTTATATCCTTTTTCTTCTCGTTTTGCCAAAGCACCAAAAAGTAATAATGAAGAACGAGTTATTTTACAGGCCTTCTTGTTTATATTGTCCAAGTTCAATTTTGCAGAAGTATCCAAAAACAAACTATTACCACCTTTCCACTCAAACCTTACACCAATACTAGTTAAAATTTCCAAAATTCTGTCTACTTCTTGAATTCTAGGCACATCTTCCAAATTCACTTTTCCTTTTACCATTAAAGAAGCACACAAAATAGCAACAGCCGAATTTTTGGCTGTGTTTACTTTTATTTTTCCACTTAATTTTTTACCACCTTCTATTATGAATTGGAACATATAGATATTGAATAATTTATTTAAATTCTTTATAATTATACAAAATATGTGATACAATAGCAAGGAATGACTTATCCAAAAACAATTCTTACGAGTAAAATAAGAAAGGCTATAAATATCTTTCTTATTTTGTCATTTTTTATCATTTCACCAATTGTAATCCTTTATACAACTGGTTATAGATACGACTTTCAAACAGGGCAAGTAAGCCAAACTGGGGTTATTGGAATAGACGCAGAACCAAAAAATGCAAAAGTTTTTTTAAATAATATAGAAATTAAACAAGATATACCAATTAGAATTACAAATCTTACGCCAGATGTATATTCTATCCGTATAGAATTGGAAGGTTACCATATATGGGAAAAAGATATAAATGTAAAAAGTAAAAAAAGTACTTTTGTAAATAACATTTCACTTTACAAAAAATCAAACCCAATTCCAATTTTAAATTCATTTGAAAATATTGTAAATGTAGATTTTTCACAAGATGGAAAATATGCACTCTTAACCTCAAAAAAAGAAGATATTTATGAAGTTAAGCTATTCGAAACAAACTCAAAACAAATATCAACAATAACCAGAACCACAAACGAAGAAATACCAGAAACATCGTGGTCTCCTTTTGGAAATTCTGCGTTCATAAAAACAATAAACGACACAAACACAACCATTGATATTTTTTCTACAGCAATTCCAGATAATGCCAACTCGTTCATATTTGAAACAAAATACTTAGATAAAAATATTCAATGGAAAAATTCCACACTTCCTACAATTTTTATAAAAGAAAATCATAAAATAAAGCAATTAGGATTAACAGGAGAGAAAACAATAACTTCAAACTTAAATGAAAATAACTGGTTTGTAGATGAAAAAAATAACATTTGGATAATTGATAACACAAAAAAATCACTAAAACGACTCGGTAGTAGACAAAATGATATTCCATACAAAATAGGACAGTTTGGAAATAAAATTATCGACATAAATTCACAAAGAGCAATTTTAAACAATTCTCAAAAAACAACAATTATAAAATTAGACACGCAAGAATCTGAAACCATAAAAACAAATAGTTTCATATTCGATCAACAAAACAACAAATGGATAAGTTGGTCTCCTCTAGAAATATGGGAAATATCTGAAAATGGGGATTCAAACCTAATAAATAGAACAAGTGATAGAATTAAAACAGTAAACCATTTCAATAAATTTGGTGTTTTACTGCTAACCTCTGAAAGTTCTATTAGCACTTTCGACAGAAACTATTTACTTAGTCACGAACTACTTGAAAATACAGCTGTAAAAGAAATATCTGTAAACAAAAAAAAACAGGCTATTTTCTTTTGGGGAATTGTAGATGGAACAGAAAACTTCTTTGAGTTAGAATATTGACAAAAAAATAAAAATATGCTTTAATAAGGCAGTAGTGCTAATTTCAGAATTAACCCAAGTTACGAAGGGAAATTCGTGACAATGTACATTGGAAGGAGTTTTTTCTATGAGTAGAGTAAATTGGCCAAATGAAGGAGACGTGATCAAATCACCAAAATTTGCCTATGGTAAATATGACATGGATGATGTTCACGATAAAAAATGTGCCCGAATCGATGGGAAGACAGAGACATGTTTAGTAAGCAGTCGCATTAGCGAAAAAGATCGCATAGCTATTGCAGTAAAAACTGGAAAAATGCCACCCAAAGAAGAAACTATTGATTATACTGCTTATGACACAAGTCGTGCTACTGCAAAGTTTGTAGTAGAAAAAGCAGAAATGAGTGGTGGTAGCACAGGCTTTAGGTTAAATGAATATCACCCAGACGAATGGTGTGTGCATGCACGACGTCTCAATGAAGACAATAGTTATAATGAAGACGGTGAACTTATTAGATTTTATGTATCCAATAGTTCCAGTAGTAATATTAGAGAGGTTGAGATAGAGTCTGTAGGTAAAATGAAAAGACAATTCGTGTGGAAATAGAATTGCTAAAAGGGTGTAATTTACATCCTTTTTTATTTTTTAAAATTGACAAAAGTGAAATAATATAGTATCTTTAATTGTCAGTAATTTTACTGGTAAAATGTCCTTTAGCAAAAAAGGAGATAAAATGGCAAAAAGTAAAATAAAACTTGGCGCAATTCATAAATTGCGAGAAAAAAAGGAAGACAAGCACAAGCCACAAAAGCAGAAGAAGATAAATTAATAAAATCTCTTCAAGCAGTCATACCAAAAGAGTTGCAGAATCTTTTCAAACGATATGGTAGCCACAATAGAAAAGTCTCTCGATCAATTGTGCATTGTATGAGCTAACGTTATTACTTGTAGATTTCGTTTAATAGGTTTTATATTACTTTGTACTTTTGCAACAGTTAAAACAAAACCAAAAAAATAACCGCTTGAAACTTCCAAGTGGTTTTTATATTTTTAAAATTTTATTTAGAACCAACCCTTTCAAATCCTTCAAAATATATTTTATCATCTTTAAAAACTTCAATAATCTTATATTTTCCTT from Candidatus Magasanikbacteria bacterium includes the following:
- a CDS encoding S41 family peptidase, with product MMEKFKTNEKFNYLFYVVVSVLLLAIFGFGFFAGKFITLKTVLSSEGGNIEIEKVLNLYSKTRSPNVDFNQFWKIWNTIKEEYVDEDISDVDLFYGALEGLVSGLDDPYSIYFPPVEATAFAQDLAGEFEGIGAEIGIREDRLTVIAPLADSPAEKAGLQAQDKILAIDGEDSIGLNLEEAVRKIRGEKGTPVVLTISRNGFGNLQEIEIIRGTITVPTVIWDMKDGGIAYVRISYFNGDTYEEFGKVIQEILVKLPKGIVLDLRSNPGGYLKTSVEVASEWIEEGVIVKEKFRNGKSDAYTTVGRHRLSDIKTVILVDGGSASGSEIVAGALQDYEKAILVGKQTFGKGSVQDFQALQDGSALKMTVAKWFTPLDRGIDGEGITPDVILEEMFVESEVEGEYTDLGLEKAIEILMAE
- a CDS encoding serine protease, which translates into the protein MKKVVLLITLSFIFIFGACNCGSQKNSIMNETQDFTNGTVYYNVQFTSNDYGVDKEEKRIIEKALCKLEVLGIYTSTDKNINPKIFALGGSGFFSFETENELFFLTAGHVIDSIMGMPPITILSTEEGLEKPTIFILKDVQYRIWNTSKEEDVIDFPSKDVTVSMHKDSLGIDFGILSFKKRPDLDLHATPVKWATTENLESGDVLYLFSEPKGKGKFFTKGYVTNPGEINSDFSTFFPLDSKNIFYMSNEMSPGSSGGPVFAIGKEDKKLYLVGIAVIIEYGAIGMTFRIASRIDPVIEALQDFHKQ
- a CDS encoding PEGA domain-containing protein, producing MTYPKTILTSKIRKAINIFLILSFFIISPIVILYTTGYRYDFQTGQVSQTGVIGIDAEPKNAKVFLNNIEIKQDIPIRITNLTPDVYSIRIELEGYHIWEKDINVKSKKSTFVNNISLYKKSNPIPILNSFENIVNVDFSQDGKYALLTSKKEDIYEVKLFETNSKQISTITRTTNEEIPETSWSPFGNSAFIKTINDTNTTIDIFSTAIPDNANSFIFETKYLDKNIQWKNSTLPTIFIKENHKIKQLGLTGEKTITSNLNENNWFVDEKNNIWIIDNTKKSLKRLGSRQNDIPYKIGQFGNKIIDINSQRAILNNSQKTTIIKLDTQESETIKTNSFIFDQQNNKWISWSPLEIWEISENGDSNLINRTSDRIKTVNHFNKFGVLLLTSESSISTFDRNYLLSHELLENTAVKEISVNKKKQAIFFWGIVDGTENFFELEY
- a CDS encoding UDP-N-acetylglucosamine 1-carboxyvinyltransferase; its protein translation is MFQFIIEGGKKLSGKIKVNTAKNSAVAILCASLMVKGKVNLEDVPRIQEVDRILEILTSIGVRFEWKGGNSLFLDTSAKLNLDNINKKACKITRSSLLLFGALAKREEKGYKLYKSGGCKLGERTVRPHLLGLEKLGLSVVSKAGYYEVKTVKLQSNEVIMYESGDTTTENVIMAAVLAPGITTLKFASANYMVQDLCYFLIKAGADIKGIGTTTMIIKGVRSLKSVKKAYPLIPDPIEAMTFISLAITTKSKLTIENCPLDFLELELEKLSVMGQKWNVLKKYKSKNTKFNMADIEILPSDLKALPDKIYGRPFPGLNIDNLPFFVPILTQAKGRTLVHDWIYENRAIYYLELQKLGANMVLLDPHRVFVEGVVNLKSNELICPPAIRPATAILICMLAANGKSVLRNSYPIERGYENLAGRLQDIGAEIERVE
- the rplI gene encoding 50S ribosomal protein L9, with translation MKVLFIKEVRGSGKKGEIKEVSDGYARNFLIKKGLAVVANRGIFVKVNAKIEKGKRNKNKEIEKGKQLAKKLRGISLKIKVKANENGKLYAGINSNDIAKEISKKLGFDVNPKDIVLDESLKKVGEYFARLNSFKIKINIIAK
- the era gene encoding GTPase Era is translated as MTEKKELKKSGFAILIGRSNVGKSTLMNTLVGTKIAATSFRPQMTRHIIHGVLNMPEGQAIFVDTPGIFKAKKSLLSAKLVNKVKGALSGIDVIIYVVDPTREIGDEERATYGMVRHLNIPKILVLNKSDLPHKEKPFLEDYKSWSEDFNAVYELSALRGSHIQPLKERVVELLPIGEELYPDWQLTNVNKEFWIAEIIREKVFSIFDKEVPYSIAVEVVNVEEKPDVTVIEAKILTDQLRYKKMIIGVKGHKIKEMGKMARRELEQAVGKKIFLDLTVEVDKHWVERL